CGTGCTCGACGGACAGGTGCGCGGCCTGCTCGTCGAAGTCCCCGGTCGGGTAGCCGCGTTCGGCGACCAGCCGACCGACCAGGGCGTCGGCGTCGCCTACCGCTTCGGCGGGGGTGTCCACGAAGCGGAGCTGCACCTCCTCCCAGGCGGCGGTGTAGCGGGCCCGGGACTCGGGGCTGAGCGGGGTCAGGGTGAGTTCGGCGTGCCGGCGCTGCCGGGCGCGGAGCTCCTTCTCCGCCGCGCCGCGGTCGGCGTGCTCGGCGACCACCCGGTCGTACTCCGGGCCGAAACGGTTGCGCAGCTCACGGCGGCGGCTGGCCCGCACGGCCACCGCGGCCGCCAGGGCGGCGATCACGAGTACGACGAGAACGATGACGACTACCTGCGTGGGCGACATGGCCTCCTCCTTCGTCATCTGGTATTCCCGCCGGCACCTGATCGCCAATCCCGATCGGGCCTACTTTTCGACAGGTCTCCGACGTGCCCGGGACGAAGGGATCGACAGGTGACGGTCCGGCAGCACGGGTATTCGAGTTTTCAAAATACCCGTAACGGGATGATTCCGGCGCGGAACGCGTACCCGGTCCGGTCGGGGCGGGACGTCCGGGTACCTTCGTCCACCGTGGAGATACCGCCTCGAACGTGAGCGGACGGAACGGACGGTAGTGCAACACGCCACGATTACGTATCCTGCCCAAGGCGCTCGTACCGGTGCCTGGCGTGCCGGGCGGGGCGCTGTCCGGCCGGCGCCGGCGCCACCCCTGCCACACCTTCCGGGCGAGGTCTGATGAACTCCCGCGACTGGCCGCTCCGCTCGAAGCTGACCGCGCTGGTCGTCGCCCCGGTGGCCGCCCTGCTGGCCCTCTGGATCTTCGCCACCACGCTCGCTCTCGGCCCCGCCCTCGACCTGCTCGCCGGCCGTACGCTGCTCACCGGGCTCGGCCTGCCCGGCGACCGGCTGGTGCTCGACCTGCAACAGGAACGACGACTCTCGGTGGCCCAGCTCGCCGGCGAGCGGGAGCTGCCGGCGCTGCGCGACCAGCGGCTGCGGACCGACCGGGCGGTGACCGAGCTGCGCCGCCGGGCCGGCCTGCGGGACCTGCGGGACGCCACCGACGACCTGCTCGACGCCCGCCTCGACCGGCTCCTCACCGCCCTGGAAGCGCTGCCCGCCGGCCGGCGTTTCATCGACCAGCGGCAGGTGGACCGGGCCGGCGGGCACGGCCTCTACACCGGCATGCTCGACGCGGCCTTCCAGACCTTCGCCGCGATGTCCGTGGCGCCCGACGTCGACCTCACCCGGCAGGCCCGCGCGTTGAACCTGCTCGGCCAGTCCCGGGAGCTGCTCAGCCAGGCCGACGCGCTGGTGGCCGGGGCGCTCGCCGCCGGCCGGTTCGCCCCGGGCGAGCACGCCCGGCTCGTCCAGACCGTCGGCAACCAGCGGTACGCGGCCACGCTGGCCGTCACCGACCTGCCGTACCTGGTCCGCAGCAACTTCCAGCAGCTCAGTGAGGGGCCGGACTTCGTCCGGTTGCGCCGGCTCCAGGAGGAGCTGATGGTCGCCGACCGGTCCGGCCGGCCCCCGGTGGACGAGACGGCCTGGCGGTCCACCCACGACGCCGTCCAGCGACAGCTACGGGACTTCGAACTGGCCGAGGCGGCGGCGTTGACCGACCGCTCCGTGCCGGTGGCCGTCGGCATCCTGGTCCGGCTCGCCGCCGCCGGACTGCTCGGCCTGGTCGCGGTGGTGATCTCCCTGACCGTGGCGTGGCGGGTCGGGCGCTCCCTGGTCCAGCGGCTGACCGGGGTCCGGACGGCCGCGCTCGACCTGGCCGAACGCCGACTGCCCGACGTGGTGGCGCGGCTGCGCCGGGGCGAGCCGGTCGACGTGGCCCGGGAGGCCCCGCCGCTGGAGTTCGGCGCCGACGAGATCGGTCAGGTCGGGCACGCGTTCAGCGTCGCCCAGGCCACCGCCGTCCGGTCGGCGGTGGACGAGGCGGCCCTGCGGCACGGGCTGAACGAGGTCTTCCTCAACATCGCCCGACGCAGCCAGGGGCTGGTGCACCGGCAACTCGCCCTGCTCGACCGGATGGAACGGCGCACCGAGGACCCGGCGGAGCTGGCCGAGCTGTTCCAGGTCGACCATCTGGCCACCCGGATGCGACGCCATGCCGAGGACCTGGTCATCCTCGCCGGCGCCACCCCGGGCCGCGGCTGGCGCAACCCGGTCGCCGTGCTCGACGTGATCCGGGGCGCGATCTCCGAGGTGGAGTCGTACGCCCGGGTCGACATCGTCGCCGTGCAGCCCGCCGCCGTGGTGGGCCGGGCCGTCGGCGACGTGATCCACCTGCTCTCCGAGCTGATCGAGAACGCGACCTCGTTCTCCCCGCCGCACACCCGGGTGCAGGTGCGTGGCGAGCGGGTGCCGAACGGGTACGTCGTCGAGGTCACCGACCAGTGCCTCGGAATGACCCCGGAGGCGATCGAGGAGACCAACCGGCGGCTGGCCAGCGCGCCGGAGTTCGACCCGTCGGAGAGCGCCCGCCTCGGCCACTTCGTGGTGGCCCGGCTGGCCGCCCGGCACGGGGTGCGGACGCAGGTGCGCGCCTCCGCCCAGGGCGGGTTGACCGCGGTGGTCCTGCTGCCGGTCGCGGTGGTGACCGCCCAGCCGGCCCGGCCGCCGACCCGGGGCGTCGACGGCGTCGGGGCGGGCCGGATGGCCAAGGTGACGAAGCTGAACACCGCGCCCCGGTCCCGGCCGGCCGGGCGTGGCGTCCGGGAGCCGAACGCCGCGCCGTCGGTGGTGCCGTTGTCGTCGGCGCGGCCGGCCCCGACCGAGGCGCCGATCGGCCCGGACGGCCTGCCGCGCCGGATCCGCCAGCGCGGCCCGGTCCGACCGGTCCGTCGGTCGACGCCCGGTGAGCCCTCGGCCCGTACCCCGGAGCAGGTCCGGGCCGCGATGGCGGCGCTCCAGGCCGGCACCGCCCGGGGCCGGCAGGCCGCCACCCGCCCGCCGCAGCAGCCCACCGCCCGGCCGCCCGGCGGGCCGGCGGGGGCGGTGGACGCGCCCACGCTGCCCACCGGGTCGCCGGTGGACGAGCCGACGACGGAGCTACCCCGGCTGTCGCCGGTGGAGACGACCGTCGAAACTGTCACCGGAACGGGAAAGGACGCGTAGTGGTGCAACCCACGAGGCAGGCCACGGATCTCGACTGGCTGCTCGACGAACTGGTCGACCGGGTGCCGGCCGCCCGCCAGGCGGTGGTGCTCTCCGCCGACGGGTTGCTGATGGGTACCTCCAGCGGGCTGGACCGGGACGACGCCGAGCACTTCTGCGCGATGGCCTCGGGGTTCGCCAGCCTCGCGAAGGGCGCCAGCCGCCACTTCGCCGCCGGCCCGGTCCGCCAGACGGTGGTGGAGATGGAGTCGGCGTACCTCTTCGTCACCGCCGCCGGGCAGGGCGCGTGCCTGGCGGTGCTCAGCGACGCCGAGGCGGACATCGGCCTGGTCGCGTACGAGATGGCGATGCTGGTGACCCGGGTCGGCGAGACCCTCGCCGTCGGGTCGCGGGCCTCGACGGTCGTGACCGATGCGCGCTGAGCCGCCGGGGCGGCCACACGTCTGGCTGGACGACGACGCCGGCCCGGTGGTGCGCCCCTACACCGTCACCGGCGGCCGGGTCGCCCCGGTGACCGGTGACTTCGACCTGGTCGCCTTCGTGCTGGCCAGCCCGGACGCCGAGCCGGACGACCACCCCCACCTGCACCCGGAGCACCGGCAGCTCGTCGAGCTGGCCGGCGAGCCGATGTCGGTGGCGGAACTCGCCGCGCACCTCAACCTCGCCGTCGGCGTGGTCCGGGTGCTGGTCGGCGACCTGCTCGCCGGTGGGCTCGTCGACGTGCACGAGCCGCCGACCACTGCGTACCTGCCCGACGACAACATCCTCAAGGCGGTGGCCAATGGACTTCGTGCGCTCTGACCGGAACGGAGCCGGCCAGCGGGTCCCGCTGGCCCTGAAGATCCTCATCGCCGGAGGCTTCGGGGCCGGCAAGACCACCCTGGTGAGCGCGCTCAGCGAGGTCCGGCCGTTGCAGACCGAGGAGGTGCTCACCGACGCCGGGATCGGCACCGACGACACCTTCGGCGTGGAGGGGAAGTCCACCACCACGGTGGCCATGGACTTCGGCCGGATCACCATCAACGAGGACCTCCAGGTCTACCTGTTCGGCACCCCCGGCCAGGACCGCTTCTGGTTCCTCTGGGACGAGCTGGCCTTCGGCGCGCTCGGCGCGGTGGTGCTCGCCGACACCCGGCGGCTGGCCGACTGTTTCCCGTCGGTCGACTACTTCGAGCAGCGGGGCATCCCGTTCGTGGTCGGGGTGAACTGCTTCGACGGCTCGCGGCGGTTCAGCCTCGACTCGGTGCGCCGGGCGCTCGATCTCGACCCGGACGTGCCGTTGGTGCTCTGCGACGCCCGGGACCGCCAGTCCGGCAAGCTGGTGCTGGTGGCGCTGGTCGAGCACGTCGCCGCGATGCGGGGCGAGCCGGCCGCCTGATCCTCGGCCGGGCGCGGCGCGTGGACGATTTTCCGCGGGAAACCGGTTCGTCGGCCGGTGATCCCGGGAAGGCTCAGGAGTGATCTCGACAGCCAGTGATCTCGGCAGTCCCGGGGGCGGCGACCCCCGGGCAGGGCGGAAGGCGGTACCGGTGACCGACGAGGGTGGCATCGTCCACATCGGTGGCTACACGGCGGAGGGCGACGGCAAGGGCGAGGGCATCGTCGCCGCCCGACGGGACCCCGGCACGGGGGAGCTGACCCCGCTCGGCACGGCGGCGGTCACCCCGTCCCCGTCGTTCCTGGCGCGGCACCCCACCCTGCCCGTGCTGTACGCGGCGCACGAGCTGCCGGAAGGGCAGGTCAGCGCCTGGCGGATCGGTTCGGACGGCGACCTGACCCGGCTCGGCGGCGGGCCCACCGGCGGGCCCGAGCCGTGTCACCTGGCGGTCACCCCGGACGGGCGGCACCTGGTGGTGGCCAACTACGGCGGCGGCAGCGTGGCGGTCTTCCCGCTCGACGGGACGGGCACGCCGGGTGAGCGCAGCGACCTGGTCGTGCACTCCGGGCACGGCCCGGACCCGGAGCGCCAGGAGCAGGCGCACGCGCACATGGTCTCGCCGGATGCGGCGGGCGGCCCGCTGTACGCGGTCGACCTCGGCACCGACTCGGTGTACCGGTACGACCTGGACCAGGCGACCGGGCGGCTGGTGCCGCGCGCGCCCCGGGTCCACGTCCACGCCGGCTCCGGGCCCCGGCACCTGGCCCGGCACCCCGACGGGCGGCGGGTGTACCTGGTCGGCGAGCTGGACGCCACGGTGACCGCGTACGACCGGGGCGCCGACGGGGCGCTGCGGGAGCGGGGCCGGGTGCCGGCCAGCGGCCGGGCCGGGCACGTCCAGCCGTCGGAGATCGCGGTCGGACCGCAGGGACGGGTGCTCTACGTCGCCAACCGGGGGGTGGGCACGCTCGCGGTCTTCGCCCTCGACGGTGACCTGCCGGAACTCGTCGACGAGGTGGAGACCGGCGGGGAGTGGCCCCGGCACTTCGCCTGGGCGGGCCGCGACCTCTACCTGGCGGACCAGCGGGCCGACATGATCCGGCAGTTCCGCATCGACCCGGCCTCCGGAGTGCCGACGGCGGTGGGGGAGCCGGTCCCGGTGCCGAGCCCGAGCTGCGTCCTGCTCTGAGCCAGCCGTGCCGATTCAGTCACCCAACGTGACATGCGGCGGGTTTTCGCAGGTCGACTGTTCATCCTGAGTAACTTTCGTCCGAACGGTTGTGGCAGCAACGTTCACCGGTCCGCAAGATGGTCACTGTGTCGGGCCGCCATCGCATGCGTTCGAAGATTCGTGGAGCGGGCGCCGTCGCCTCGGCGACGGCGCTCGTTGTCGTCGTCACCGGGTCCTGGTTCGGGTACCAACGACTGGTCGGGCCGGCCTGCTCGGGTCAGGTCGAGCTGACCGTCGCCGCGGCGCCCGAGGTCGCCCCGGCGGTGCAGGCGGCGGCCGCGAAGTGGATGGACGACGGCGCGGCGGTCGGCGGCGCCTGCATCGCGGTGAACGTCTCCGCCCAGGAGCCGGTCGACGTCGCGGCGGCGGTCGCCGGCAAGCACGGCGTCACCCTGGCCGGCGTGGGGCAGGCCAGCGGCACGGCCGTCACCCCGGACGTGTGGGTGCCGGACTCCTCCACCTGGTTGTCCCGGCTGAAGGAGGGCGGCGCCGCGGCGTTCGACCCGGCCAACGGCGACTCGATCGCCCGCAGCCCGGTGGTGGTGGCCATGCCGGAGCCGGTGGCCACCCGACTCGGCTGGCCGCAGAAGAAACTCACCTGGTCCGACCTGCTGAAACAGATGAACACCGGGACGAACCTGCGGACCGGCATCGTCGAGCCGACCCGGGACGCCGCCGGCCTCGCCGGGCTGCTGTCGTTGACCGCCGCGGCCAGCGCGGCCGGTGGCGACGTCCAGCAGGCGAAGACGGGCGCGCTGCGGGCGTTGGCGACCGGCCGCTCCGCGCTGCGGCAGGACCTGCTGGCCCGCTTCCCGCGCGCCACCGACCCCGCGGCCGTGGCCGGCGGGCTGGGCGCGGCGCCGCTGTCCGAGGAGGACGTCGTCGCGTACAACAGCACCAAGCCGCCGGTGCCGCTCGCCGCGCTCTACCTGGAGCCCGCGCCGATGCCGTTGGACTACCCGTACGCGGTGCTGCCGGGCATCGAGCCGGCCCGGGCGTCCGCCGCGAGCGTGCTGTTCGAGGCGCTCACCACGGCGTCCTTCCGGGACCGGTTGGCCGCCCAGGGGCTGCGGGCCCCGGACGGCAGCGCCGGCGCCGCGTTCCAGGCGCCCAGGGGCGCGCCGGACGCCGCCGGGGCGCCCGCCCCGGGCGACGGCGGCACGGCGGCGGGCGGGCTGGACCCGTCGGCGATCGAGGCCGCCGTGTCGGGCTGGTCGATCGCCACCCAGTCCGGCCGGATGCTCTGTGTCATCGACGTGTCCGGCTCGATGAAGGCGCCGGTGCCGACCGCCGACAACGCCTCCCGCGAACAGGTCACGGTCGCCGCGGCGAGCCGGGGGCTGGGGCTCTTCGACGACTCGTGGGCGATCGGGCTGTGGACCTTCTCCACCCAGTTGGTCGGCAGGCGGGACTACCGCGAGCTGGTCCCGATCGGCCCGCTCTCCACCCAGCGCCGTCAGTTGGAGGCGGCCCTGGGCACGGTACGGCCGAAGGACAACGGCGACACCGGCCTGTACGACACGGTGCTGGCCGCCTACCGGACGGTGCAGGACGACTGGGAGCCCGGCCGGGTCAACTCGGTCGTGCTCTTCACCGACGGCAAGAACGAGGACGACGACGGGATCAGCCAGGACGCGCTGCTCGGCGAGCTGACCCGGATCGCCGACCCGGAACGACCCGTCCAGGTCGTGATCATCGGTATCGGGCAGGACGTCAGCCGTACCGAGCTGGAGGCGATCACCAAGGTCACCGGGGGCGGGGTCTTCGTCACCGAGGACCCCACCAAGATCGGTGACATCTTCCTGAAGGCGATCGCGCTGCGCCCCAACGCGCCACGCTGACCGACCGGACAGTCAACGACGGCTGATCGTACGAGGCAAGGGTTGCGCGAATCCGTCCACAACGGAATCAGCAAGTGACGGTATTCCGTCGGTGGCTTCCGAGGGGACGATTATCAGGGGAAGATGTCCGGGTGCTCGCGCGGCACCGGCGACCGGGGATGCCGACGCCGTCCCGGCACCACCGACGCTAGTGGGGAGGGTCGTTGACCTCGGCGCTGCTGACCCCTGCCTCGACCTCGGCGCCGTCCGGCGCGCACCGGCCGACACGTACGGGCCGGGCCGAGGAACGAGCCTACGTTCGTACCCTGGTGGTGCTGGACACCGCCGTGCTCGGCGTGGCCGTGCTGATCGGCTACGTGACCCGCTTCGGTGACCACGAGCCCCGTGGCTCGGACGTGCCCTACGTCCTGGTGGCGCCCGGGCTGGTGATCGCCTGGCTGCTCTCGCTGAAGATGCTGCGCTGCTACGACGACCGGGTGCTGGGCTACGGGGCGGACGAGTACCGCCGCGTCACCTCGGCGAGCCTGCGGCTGGCCGCGACCATCGCGATCACCGGCTACATCCTGGACGTGGGCGTGTCCCGGGGCTTCCTGGCGATCGCCCTGCTGGCCGGCACGCTCGGGCTGGTGGCGGCCCGGTTCGCGGCCCGCAAACGACTGCACCTGGCCCGCTGCCGGGGCGCCGGCTGGTCCCGGCGGGTGCTGGCGGTGGGGGACACGCCGCACGTCCTCGAGCTCGTGCACACCCTGCGCCGCGAGCCGTACGCCGGCTACCAGGTGGTGGGGGCGTGCATCCCGGACGCGTTGCTCGCCCCGGTGCCGCAGCGGCTGGGTGACGTGCCGGTGGTCGGCTCGTTCCGGGGCATCCCGGAGGCGGCCGAGGCGATCGGCGCGGACACCGTGGCGATCACCACCTCCAGCGAGCTGACCGCGACCCGGCTGCGCCGGCTCGGCTGGCAGTTGGAGGGGACGGGGATCGACCTGGTGCTGGCCCCGGCCCTGACCGACGTGGCCGGCCCGCGGATCCACACCCGCCCGGTCGCCGGGCTGCCGTTGATCCACGTGGAGGCCCCCGAGTTCCGGGGCGCCCGCAAGCTGATCAAGGGACTGGTCGACCGGTCGCTGTCCCTGCTGGCCCTGGCGGCGCTGTCCCCGCTGCTGTTGCTGATCGCGCTGGCGGTCCGCCTCGACAGTCGTGGCCCGGTGCTGTTCCGGCAGACCCGGGTCGGTCAGGGCGGGCGCGAGTTCGGTGTGTTCAAGTTCCGCACCATGGTGGTCGACGCCGACGCGATGCTCGCCGAGCTGACCGCCCGCAACGAGACCGACGGGCTGCTGTTCAAGATGCGCGACGACCCCCGGGTGACCCGGGTCGGTCGGCTGCTGCGCAAGTGGTCACTGGACGAGCTGCCACAACTCGTCAACGTGCTGATCGGGCAGATGAGCCTGGTCGGCCCGCGCCCGCCGCTGCCGTCGGAGGTGGCCCGCTACGACGGCGACGTGGCCCGCCGGCTGCTGGTCAAGCCGGGCATGACCGGTCTCTGGCAGGTCAGTGGCCGGTCCGACCTGAGCTGGGAGGACGGCATCCGGCTCGACCTGTACTACGTGGAGAACTGGTCGCTGGCCGCCGACCTGACCATCCTGTGGAAGACCTTCGGCGCGGTGGTCAACAGCCGGGGCGCGTACTGACCGGCGGTCAGGGCCGCGGGCCGTGCCAGTCCAGGCACACCACGACCGCGTCGTCGACCAGGTCGCCCGCGACGAAGGCGCGCAGGTCACCGATGAGGGACCGGACGGCGTCCAGGGGCGCCACCGGCCCGGTCCGGCGCACGAACCGCTCCAGGGCGGTCTCGCCGTACCGCACGTTCTGGCCGGTGGCCTCGACGACCCCGTCGCTGACCACGAAGAGCCGGTCATCGGGGCGCAGCGGGAACGTCTGGGGCCGGTAGTCCGTCCCCTCGAACATGCCGAGCGGAAACTGCGCCTCCAGCGGCTGCTCGTGGACCGCGCCGTCGCGCAGCAGCACCAGCCGGGGCGACCCGGCGTCGACCACGGTCGTCACCCCGTCGGCCAGGTCGAGTTCCAGCAGCAACGCGGAGACGTGCCGGTCACCCTGGTAGGCCGAGTAGATCGCCTGGTCGGCCAGGGCCGCCTGGTCGGCCAGGGAGATCCCGGCCCGGCGGGCGTTGCGCAGCGCGTACACGGCCAGCGAGGTGAGCATCGAGGCCTCGACGCCTTCGCCCATGCCGTTGACCACCGACAGCCACAGCCGGGCGCCGTCGTCGGACCAGTCGAAGCTGTCGCCGCGCACCGCGTACGCGGGTTCGAGCTGACCGGCCAGGCTGAACGACGGTCGCTCCCGGCTGCGGCCGGGCAGCAGCTCCCACTGCATCTCGGCGGCCAGGGTGAGGCGTCGGCTGCGTCGGGCGGTCCGGTACACGTCCGTGCCGGCGGCGACGGCGGCCAGCTCGTGACCGAGGACGGTGGCGATCTCGGTGAGCTCGGTCAGCACGGTGGGGTCCGTGGGCGCCGGGGCGAACCGGAGCACGCCGCGGCGTTCGCCGCGCATGCCGACCGGCAGGTATCCGGCCCCGTCGGCGAGCACCGGCTCCTGGTGGTCGAAGCACCGCCAGGCCGGGTGACCGGGAGTGGTAAGCGCTTCCCCGTCCCGCAGCGGCAACAGCGCTGACAGCCGGTAGTCGACCTGGAGCAGCTCGACGTCGGTGATCCCGTACGACCGGGCGAGCTCGTCGGAGATCCGGTCCAGGAGGAGGTCCGCGGGCGCTGCGGTCAGCGCCCGACGGGCCCGGTTGACCGGCACGCTCATGAGCACTCCTTCTGGTAGCCCGACCAGCAGCGGGTCAGGGGTAGTCTCGGGCACACGATGGCCGAGCAACAGCGTCCACACGGACCGGAAGCGAGTATGGCTGGGGTGCTCGACGACGCGGCAGCCAGCCTGCTCGCGGTGTGGGAGCAGTCCCGGGAGCGGACCACGAGTCAGCTGTCCGGCGTCCAGTTACGCGTGGTGATGGCAGTGGCCGAGCACGACGGGATCAACCTGCGGCGGCTCGCCGGCATGCTCGGCATGCTGTTGTCGTCGGCCAGCCGGCTCTGTGACCGGTTGGTCGCCGCCGGCATGCTGGAACGGGAACCGGGTCGGCTCGATCGTCGCGAGATCTCCCTGCACCTGACCCCGGAGGCCGTCCGGCTCCTGGCCGACCTGCGCGCCGACCGTCGGGCCAGGCTGGCCCGGGTGCTCGCCCGGATGACGCCCGCCGGCCGGGAGGCTCTGGTCCGGGGGCTCGTGGAGTTCGACGCGGTGGCCCGCCGCCTGGCCACGTCGGCCGACCCGGCCGAACCCACCGACCTGACGGACCCGGCCGAACCCACCGACCTGACGGACCCGGCCGAATCCACCGACCTGACCGGCCCCACCGATCTGGCTGACCCGGCCCACCTGGCTGGCCCGGCCGAGCAGCGGGAACCGACGCCCGGACCGCAGCCGTTCCGGCGCACCGCCTGAGCTCCGTCCGCCTCCGGCGCGCGGGTGTTTCGCGTTCCGTGGCTGCTCGCGGCGGAGAGGCGATCGGATCGGCGTCTCGGGGTGCGGTGGCCCGAGACGCCGGTACCTCGCGTTCACTACCCGTAGTTACTCTCCGGCTCGCTTGTCGCTTCGTGACGCAGTGTGACGTCATAGGTGACGGCTGCCACCCGGTCGCAGACTTTGCTCTGCACCCGTATCGGCACCACTCGTATGAGCAGGAGAAACCTCAACAGGATGGGTGACGCTGTCTTGAGTTCCTGATCACCATGTGTGGCTGGCGCGTATCAGGGTGCAGAGCAAAGGGCGCAACGAGATCCGTAGGCCTACGACAGAACATCACTGGAAGTGAGGCCGGCGGCACTGCGTCGTGCGACGACGTGAGGGCACGCCGAGCGGATCGTGTGGTGATCCAGCGCGGACGGCCGGGTAGGCGGAAGCGGGTCGGGCGAGGGCGGGCGGGGGACCCGGACTGACCGCGGGGGACCCGGGCTGACCGCGGGGGACCCGGACTGGCCTCAGCCGGGAAGGCGGGCCTGGCGGAGGTACCGGGCGGCGCGGGGATGCTCGGTGAGGGCGTCGGCGCAGGCGACCAGCAGGGCGTCGTACGACGGCTGCCGGGGACCGGACGTGACGACCTGGCGCTGCCATCGGACGAACCCGGCGACCAGCTCCGGATCGTCGACCCGGAGCGCGGCGGCGAGCGAGTCCAGCAGTTGGGCGACGGCGGTTTCGAGCTGCTCACCGTCGCCCTCGGCGGTCGCCGCCGTCCGGGCGACCGACTGCACCACCTCGCGGCGGCGGCGCAGGACGGCGACGTGTTCGTCGTCCTGCGGGCGCGGCACGGGATCCCCTGGCGCGGTGCGCTGGTGGCGACGTTCCAGCAGGTCGAGCGCGTCCCGCGCGGACGCGCCCCAGGCGGCGGCGCCCACCGCCGCGGCCCAGCGGCCGTCCGCGCCGAAGCCCGGTCCGCCGGCGACCACCGGCACGCCGGCGGACCGGCACGCCTCGATCATCCGGGCCGCCCGGATCAACCGGCTCGGCTGCACGCAGCTCAGCAGGACCGCGTCCGGCCCGGTCTGGTGCAGGTAGCTGACCAGGTGCCGGGGCGGGACGCTGGCCCCGAGGAACGTCACCCGCCAGCCGCCGGCCCGGACCACCTCGGCGACGATCCGCGCGGCCAGCGCGTGCCACTCGCCCTCCACGCAGGCCAGCACCACGTGACCGCGTCGCCCCGGGTCGGTGAGCCGGCGGCCCACCGCGGCCACCACCTCCTCGCCGACGTGTGTCGCGGCGTGCTCCCGGGCGACGCTCCACCGCCCGGTCAACCAGCGCCGACCGATCTCCCGCTGGGCCACGGCCACCAGGTCGACCAGCACGTCCGGGACCGACCAGCCGTCGTCGAGCAGGCCCAGCACGAGCCGGGTGGCGGCGACGGTGGGCTCCGCCCCGTCCAGGCAGGCGAGGTACGCGTGCACGGCCGACGCCCTCGTCTCGACGGTCGGGCCGGCGCCGGCCGCGCCGTCGGTGGGGTCCCGGGGCGGGCCGTTCACCCCCCGGGCGCTGCCGCGATGGCCAACATGGCGATGTCGTCGTGGCCCTGCCCGTCGAGCCACTCGTCGACGAGTTGCAGCAGCCGGTCCACCATGGCCCGGGGTGGCAGGCCGGCCCCGGAGGCGAGCGCCCGACGCAGCCGTCCCGCACCGAACATCTCGATCGCGCCCGGTCCGCCCCGCGCCTCGGTCACCCCGTCGGTGTAGGCGAGCAGCAGCTCACCGGGAGCGAGGCGGAGCTCGACCTCGACGAACCGCGCGTCGCTGAGCGCGCCCACCGGCATCCCGCCGACGGTCGCCGTCCGGACCGCGCCGGCGGCCGTCACCACCAGCGGGGACGGGTGGCCGCCGCCGGCGACCCGCAGCGTGACGCCGCCGTCCGGCCCGGCGGCGAAGGCGCCCAGCAGCAGGGTGGTGAACTGGTTGCGCCGGGTGGCTTCCGGCGCGTCGAACAGCGCCCGGTTGAGCAGGGCCATCAGCTCCAGCGGGCGCTGCTCCACCAACCGCAGCGTCTGGATCGACTGGCGAACCCGGCCGGTGAGCACGGCCGCCCCGACACCCTTGCCGCAGACGTCACCGAGCGCGAACGTGCCCCCGTCGCCGGTGGCGGAGACGTCGTAGAAGTCCCCACCGATGCGCAGGCTGTCGCCGGCCGCCCGGTAGCCGCCGGCCAGGGCCACCCCGGGAATCTCGGGCAACCTGGGCGGGAGGAGGCTGGCCTGGAGCACCCGGGCCAGGTGGGTCTGCTCGCCGTACAGCTCGGCGGTGGCCAGCGCCGCGCCCGCCCGCGCCGCGAACTCCCGGGCCACGTCGGTGTCCCGCTCGTCGAAGCCCGTCCGCCCGGCCCGGCGTACCAGGATCAACGCGCCGGTCGGGCCGCCGGCCCCGAGCACCGGGGTGACCAGGACGGTGCCGGGGCGACCGAACCCGTCCGGCAGCAGCCGACCGAGGTCGGCGAGCTCGGCGTCCAGCCAGGGGCGGGCGTCGGTGCGGTCGCCGTCGAGCGCCTCGGCGAGCCCGGGGACCGAGTCGGCCAACTCGGCCGGGCCGGTCCCGACGAGCGGACCCGGATCGCCGT
The sequence above is a segment of the Micromonospora sp. WMMD882 genome. Coding sequences within it:
- a CDS encoding VWA domain-containing protein, coding for MRSKIRGAGAVASATALVVVVTGSWFGYQRLVGPACSGQVELTVAAAPEVAPAVQAAAAKWMDDGAAVGGACIAVNVSAQEPVDVAAAVAGKHGVTLAGVGQASGTAVTPDVWVPDSSTWLSRLKEGGAAAFDPANGDSIARSPVVVAMPEPVATRLGWPQKKLTWSDLLKQMNTGTNLRTGIVEPTRDAAGLAGLLSLTAAASAAGGDVQQAKTGALRALATGRSALRQDLLARFPRATDPAAVAGGLGAAPLSEEDVVAYNSTKPPVPLAALYLEPAPMPLDYPYAVLPGIEPARASAASVLFEALTTASFRDRLAAQGLRAPDGSAGAAFQAPRGAPDAAGAPAPGDGGTAAGGLDPSAIEAAVSGWSIATQSGRMLCVIDVSGSMKAPVPTADNASREQVTVAAASRGLGLFDDSWAIGLWTFSTQLVGRRDYRELVPIGPLSTQRRQLEAALGTVRPKDNGDTGLYDTVLAAYRTVQDDWEPGRVNSVVLFTDGKNEDDDGISQDALLGELTRIADPERPVQVVIIGIGQDVSRTELEAITKVTGGGVFVTEDPTKIGDIFLKAIALRPNAPR
- a CDS encoding MarR family winged helix-turn-helix transcriptional regulator, with product MAGVLDDAAASLLAVWEQSRERTTSQLSGVQLRVVMAVAEHDGINLRRLAGMLGMLLSSASRLCDRLVAAGMLEREPGRLDRREISLHLTPEAVRLLADLRADRRARLARVLARMTPAGREALVRGLVEFDAVARRLATSADPAEPTDLTDPAEPTDLTDPAESTDLTGPTDLADPAHLAGPAEQREPTPGPQPFRRTA
- a CDS encoding PP2C family protein-serine/threonine phosphatase — its product is MSVPVNRARRALTAAPADLLLDRISDELARSYGITDVELLQVDYRLSALLPLRDGEALTTPGHPAWRCFDHQEPVLADGAGYLPVGMRGERRGVLRFAPAPTDPTVLTELTEIATVLGHELAAVAAGTDVYRTARRSRRLTLAAEMQWELLPGRSRERPSFSLAGQLEPAYAVRGDSFDWSDDGARLWLSVVNGMGEGVEASMLTSLAVYALRNARRAGISLADQAALADQAIYSAYQGDRHVSALLLELDLADGVTTVVDAGSPRLVLLRDGAVHEQPLEAQFPLGMFEGTDYRPQTFPLRPDDRLFVVSDGVVEATGQNVRYGETALERFVRRTGPVAPLDAVRSLIGDLRAFVAGDLVDDAVVVCLDWHGPRP
- a CDS encoding sugar transferase produces the protein MLTPASTSAPSGAHRPTRTGRAEERAYVRTLVVLDTAVLGVAVLIGYVTRFGDHEPRGSDVPYVLVAPGLVIAWLLSLKMLRCYDDRVLGYGADEYRRVTSASLRLAATIAITGYILDVGVSRGFLAIALLAGTLGLVAARFAARKRLHLARCRGAGWSRRVLAVGDTPHVLELVHTLRREPYAGYQVVGACIPDALLAPVPQRLGDVPVVGSFRGIPEAAEAIGADTVAITTSSELTATRLRRLGWQLEGTGIDLVLAPALTDVAGPRIHTRPVAGLPLIHVEAPEFRGARKLIKGLVDRSLSLLALAALSPLLLLIALAVRLDSRGPVLFRQTRVGQGGREFGVFKFRTMVVDADAMLAELTARNETDGLLFKMRDDPRVTRVGRLLRKWSLDELPQLVNVLIGQMSLVGPRPPLPSEVARYDGDVARRLLVKPGMTGLWQVSGRSDLSWEDGIRLDLYYVENWSLAADLTILWKTFGAVVNSRGAY
- a CDS encoding cobalamin B12-binding domain-containing protein; this encodes MNGPPRDPTDGAAGAGPTVETRASAVHAYLACLDGAEPTVAATRLVLGLLDDGWSVPDVLVDLVAVAQREIGRRWLTGRWSVAREHAATHVGEEVVAAVGRRLTDPGRRGHVVLACVEGEWHALAARIVAEVVRAGGWRVTFLGASVPPRHLVSYLHQTGPDAVLLSCVQPSRLIRAARMIEACRSAGVPVVAGGPGFGADGRWAAAVGAAAWGASARDALDLLERRHQRTAPGDPVPRPQDDEHVAVLRRRREVVQSVARTAATAEGDGEQLETAVAQLLDSLAAALRVDDPELVAGFVRWQRQVVTSGPRQPSYDALLVACADALTEHPRAARYLRQARLPG